A genomic region of Metopolophium dirhodum isolate CAU chromosome 1, ASM1992520v1, whole genome shotgun sequence contains the following coding sequences:
- the LOC132949765 gene encoding piggyBac transposable element-derived protein 3-like has protein sequence MSRRRMYWEKAPDTNNGLVSNAMRRNRFDDIFHNLHFSNNNNLDNSDKYAKIRPLITMINTRFLMHAPHEEFHSIDESMVPYYGKHGCKQFIRGKPIRFGFKVWVGTLRLGYALWISPYQGKNTGFNQTDVGLGGSVILAYANQIINHRPAPYHLVFDNFFTGVTLLVKLKSINIRATGTIRSNRVMKCPIDFGKMKKQPRGSSCSFVSNNAIFICCWRDNNIVCLASNTIGTDPISVANR, from the coding sequence ATGTCTCGGCGACGTATGTACTGGGAAAAGGCCCCTGATACAAATAATGGTTTAGTGTCCAATGCTATGAGGCGAAATAGATTTGACGATATATTTCATAATCTTCACTTTTCAAACAACAACAACTTGGATAATTCtgataaatatgcaaaaataagaCCGTTGATTACTATGATAAATACTAGATTCCTAATGCACGCTCCTCACGAAGAATTTCATAGCATAGATGAATCCATGGTGCCATATTATGGTAAACATGGATGCAAACAATTTATCCGAGGAAAACCAATTCGTTTTGGATTTAAAGTGTGGGTTGGGACATTGCGTCTAGGATATGCATTATGGATCTCTCCTTACCAAGGAAAAAATACCGGGTTCAACCAAACAGATGTCGGATTAGGAGGATCTGTTATTTTAGCTTATGCTAACCAAATTATAAACCATCGACCTGCTCCATATCATTTGGtgtttgacaatttttttacggGTGTCACTCTTTTGGTAAAGCTCAAATCTATCAACATTCGCGCGACAGGTACAATTCGGTCAAACAGAGTTATGAAATGTCCAATTGATtttggaaaaatgaaaaaacaaccAAGAGGGTCTAGCTGTAGTTTTGTTTCaaataatgcaatttttatttgCTGTTGGCGTGATAATAACATTGTTTGCTTAGCTTCAAATACTATTGGGACAGATCCTATTTCTGTGGCAAACCGTTGA